The following is a genomic window from Thermodesulfobacteriota bacterium.
GGACAGCTTCAGGAACTTCTCGCCGTAGAGGTAAAACCTTCTCCAGATGAGTGGGACAGGGGTTATAACGTTGACTTTTATATCAAAGTGAATGGAAAGCATATCGGATTGCAGATAAAGCCAGCAGGATACGCTTATATCCCACAGATTATCGCTGAGGCCGGATTCCAGAGAAAAACACATGAGAAGTTTACGGAAAAATATGGAGGAAAAGTTTTTTACATCATTTCTATAGCGGAGGGGAAACAAAAAGTCATTCACAACAAGGAGGTTGTTGAACAAATCCGGCAGGAAATCGACCGATTGAAATCATGATTGCGGATCGATTCGTAAAACCATGACGGATTGGCGCAAATTGTTGGCCGGCTGTGATAATGGCTCGGTGACCCCCGCGGAGGGGGCGCGGCTGCTGCGGGAGGCCCCGCTGTTCGCGCTGGGGCGCGCCGCCGACGCGGTCCGAAAGGCGCTGCACCCGGAGGGCGTGGTCACCTACATCGTCGACCGGAACATCAACTACACGAATGTCTGCGCCTGCGGCTGCTCCTTCTGCGCGTTCTATCGGAAGAAGGACGCCCCCGACGCCTACGTCCTCTCCGAGGAGGAGCTGTCCGCCAAGATCGAGGAGACGCTTGCCGCGGGCGGCGTCCGCGTGCTGCTGCAGGGGGGGCTGCATCCGGACTGGGGGATCGATGAAGCGGTCCGGCTGGTCCGCGCCGTGAAGCGGCACCCGATCCGGCTCCACGGCTTCTCGCCGCCGGAGATCTGCCACTTCGCGCGGCAGTCGGACATGACGATCGGCGCGGTCATCGCGGCGCTGCGGGACGCCGGGCTCGACTCGATCCCGGGCGGCGGCGCGGAGATCCTCGACGACGCGGTCCGGCGGCGGATCAGCCCGAACAAGATCGGGTGGGAACAGTGGGCCGCCGTGATGCGGGAGGCGCACCGGCAGGGGCTGCGCACCTCCGCGACGATGATGTTCGGCAGCGTGGAGACGCCGGAGGCGATCGTCGCGCACCTCCTCCGGGTGCGGGCGCTCCAGGAAGAGACTGGAGGCTTCACCGCGTTCATTCCGTGGACGTTCCAGCCCGGGAACACCGAGCTGCTCCGCGATCCCGGTTTCGGGAAGGATTCCGGCGCGGGCTTCGGCCACGCGACAGGGTATCTCAAGGTGCTGGCGTTGTCGCGGGTCCTGCTGCCGAACA
Proteins encoded in this region:
- a CDS encoding MjaI family restriction endonuclease — its product is GQLQELLAVEVKPSPDEWDRGYNVDFYIKVNGKHIGLQIKPAGYAYIPQIIAEAGFQRKTHEKFTEKYGGKVFYIISIAEGKQKVIHNKEVVEQIRQEIDRLKS
- the mqnC gene encoding cyclic dehypoxanthinyl futalosine synthase — encoded protein: MTPAEGARLLREAPLFALGRAADAVRKALHPEGVVTYIVDRNINYTNVCACGCSFCAFYRKKDAPDAYVLSEEELSAKIEETLAAGGVRVLLQGGLHPDWGIDEAVRLVRAVKRHPIRLHGFSPPEICHFARQSDMTIGAVIAALRDAGLDSIPGGGAEILDDAVRRRISPNKIGWEQWAAVMREAHRQGLRTSATMMFGSVETPEAIVAHLLRVRALQEETGGFTAFIPWTFQPGNTELLRDPGFGKDSGAGFGHATGYLKVLALSRVLLPNIPTVQVSWVTMGAKVAQAGLFFGADDFGSTMMEENVVASAGVSFRMTEEEIVHVIRDAGFIPARRPGS